A single window of Tolypothrix sp. NIES-4075 DNA harbors:
- a CDS encoding Mov34/MPN/PAD-1 family protein: MTIKLSQEQLQIIRTHAENTYPQECCGIIIGYMALGKTVVEVMLTENVWSIETAADFPTDAKKDGKTPDVLNKSRRYTIAPEIMLKVQKDARDRSLNIIGIYHSHPDNPAIPSESDRVQAWQEYSYIIVSVPNGKAGELKSWYLDDTHQFQQEAIEIG, encoded by the coding sequence GTGACGATCAAACTCAGCCAAGAACAATTACAAATTATCCGCACTCATGCGGAGAATACTTATCCGCAAGAATGCTGCGGTATAATTATAGGCTATATGGCATTAGGCAAAACAGTGGTAGAAGTGATGCTAACTGAAAATGTCTGGAGTATAGAAACGGCAGCTGATTTTCCAACTGATGCAAAAAAAGACGGGAAAACTCCAGACGTACTTAATAAAAGCCGACGATATACGATCGCACCCGAAATCATGTTAAAAGTACAGAAAGATGCACGCGATCGCTCTTTAAATATTATTGGTATATACCACTCGCATCCCGATAATCCAGCGATTCCTTCAGAAAGCGATCGCGTCCAAGCTTGGCAAGAATATTCATACATCATAGTTTCTGTCCCCAACGGCAAAGCGGGTGAACTCAAAAGCTGGTATCTTGATGACACTCACCAGTTTCAACAAGAAGCAATTGAAATTGGATAA
- the moeB gene encoding molybdopterin-synthase adenylyltransferase MoeB, with the protein MLNPNLDEVQLTKDDYERYSRHLILPEVGLEGQKRLKAASVLCIGTGGLGAPLLLYLAAAGIGRIGIVDFDIVDTSNLQRQVIHGTSWVGKPKIESAKNRIHEINPHCQVDLYETRLSSENALDIIKPYDIVVDGTDNFPTRYLVNDACVLLDKPNVYGSIFRFEGQATVFNYEGGPNYRDLYPEPPPPGMVPSCAEGGVLGILPGIIGLIQATETIKIILGKGETLSGRLMLYDALNMKFRELKLRPNPVRPVIEKLIDYEQFCGIPQAKAEEEKQQMEIQEMTVQELKQLLDSGADDFVLLDVRNPHEYEIAKIQGSVLVPLPDIENGEGVTKVKELLNGHRLIAHCKMGGRSAKALGILKEAGIEGTNVKGGITAWSKEVDPSVPTY; encoded by the coding sequence ATGCTCAATCCCAATCTGGATGAAGTCCAGTTAACAAAAGACGATTACGAACGTTACTCCCGACACCTGATTTTGCCAGAAGTCGGATTGGAAGGACAAAAACGTTTAAAAGCCGCTAGTGTACTGTGTATCGGTACAGGTGGACTCGGTGCGCCGTTGCTATTGTATCTTGCAGCAGCGGGTATCGGACGCATTGGTATTGTTGATTTCGATATTGTCGATACTTCCAACTTGCAACGCCAAGTCATTCACGGTACATCTTGGGTAGGTAAACCGAAGATAGAATCGGCAAAGAACCGCATTCACGAGATTAACCCTCATTGTCAGGTTGATCTTTACGAAACTCGCTTGAGTTCTGAAAACGCTCTTGATATTATTAAGCCTTACGATATCGTCGTGGATGGTACCGATAACTTTCCCACACGATATTTAGTCAACGACGCTTGCGTGTTGTTAGATAAACCCAACGTTTACGGTTCAATTTTCCGCTTTGAAGGGCAAGCTACGGTATTTAACTACGAAGGTGGACCGAATTATCGTGACTTGTATCCAGAACCACCACCACCAGGAATGGTTCCCTCTTGTGCAGAAGGTGGCGTACTCGGAATTTTACCAGGAATTATAGGTTTAATTCAAGCAACGGAAACTATTAAAATCATTTTGGGCAAAGGTGAAACATTAAGCGGACGCTTAATGCTGTATGATGCCCTTAACATGAAATTCCGGGAATTAAAGCTGCGTCCAAATCCAGTGCGCCCGGTGATTGAAAAGTTGATAGACTACGAACAATTCTGCGGTATCCCACAAGCAAAAGCAGAGGAAGAAAAACAGCAGATGGAAATTCAAGAAATGACAGTGCAGGAATTAAAGCAGTTGCTAGATAGCGGTGCAGATGATTTCGTTCTGCTGGATGTCCGCAACCCCCATGAGTATGAAATTGCCAAAATACAAGGCAGTGTTTTAGTACCATTACCGGATATTGAAAACGGTGAAGGTGTTACAAAAGTTAAAGAATTACTCAACGGACATCGCTTAATAGCTCATTGTAAAATGGGCGGGCGATCGGCGAAAGCTTTGGGCATTCTCAAAGAAGCCGGAATTGAGGGGACAAATGTCAAGGGTGGTATCACCGCTTGGAGTAAAGAAGTAGATCCATCAGTTCCAACATATTAA